The following proteins come from a genomic window of Burkholderia stabilis:
- a CDS encoding paraquat-inducible protein A produces the protein MQRNDLIACHECDALLHKPRLSGREIARCPRCDALLYRNSAAQIERICALALAALITFVIAQAFPILEMDVNGNRVQTTLIGAIDSLWRQDMAIVGVMVFCSTVLFPLIEMSALLYLLLPIRRGVVPPGFNLVLRAIELVRPWGMIEVFMLGILVTIVKMVSLARVVPEAALFAFAALTLMIAVVLMFDPRTLWDIADDLRAGRAPEQPDDAAPLPEAARR, from the coding sequence ATGCAACGAAACGACCTGATTGCCTGTCACGAGTGCGACGCACTGTTGCACAAACCGCGTCTCAGCGGCCGCGAAATCGCGCGCTGTCCGCGCTGCGACGCGCTGCTCTATCGCAACAGCGCCGCGCAGATCGAGCGGATCTGCGCGCTCGCGCTCGCGGCGCTGATCACGTTCGTGATCGCGCAAGCGTTCCCGATCCTCGAAATGGACGTGAACGGCAACCGCGTGCAGACGACGCTGATCGGCGCGATCGACTCGCTGTGGCGCCAGGACATGGCGATCGTCGGCGTGATGGTGTTCTGCTCGACCGTCCTGTTCCCGCTCATCGAGATGTCCGCGCTGCTGTACCTGCTGCTGCCGATCCGTCGCGGCGTCGTGCCGCCCGGCTTCAACCTGGTGCTGCGCGCGATCGAGCTGGTGCGCCCGTGGGGCATGATCGAGGTGTTCATGCTCGGCATTCTCGTGACGATCGTGAAGATGGTGAGCCTCGCACGTGTCGTGCCCGAGGCCGCGCTGTTCGCGTTCGCCGCGCTCACGCTGATGATCGCCGTCGTGCTGATGTTCGACCCGCGCACGCTGTGGGACATCGCCGACGACCTGCGCGCCGGCCGCGCGCCGGAACAGCCCGACGATGCCGCGCCGCTGCCGGAGGCCGCCCGCCGATGA
- a CDS encoding paraquat-inducible protein A, which yields MTIPTAAREGYASCHMCGLVQTLDQPHAHCARCGAALHFRTPNSLMRTWALLLAAAILYIPANLLPIMRTASIVGSQEDTIMSGVIYFWISGDWPLAVVVFVASILVPMLKLGVLLILVISAQRRTAWRPLQRTRLFRIVERIGRWSMLDIFVVTLTVALVHFRSLAVITAGPGALAFGSVVILTMLASMQFDPRLIWDPVETSGNHHE from the coding sequence ATGACGATCCCGACCGCCGCCCGCGAGGGTTATGCCAGTTGCCACATGTGCGGGCTCGTGCAGACGCTCGACCAGCCGCACGCGCACTGCGCGCGCTGCGGCGCCGCGCTCCATTTCCGCACGCCGAACAGCCTGATGCGCACGTGGGCGCTGCTGCTCGCCGCCGCAATCCTCTACATTCCGGCGAACCTGCTGCCGATCATGCGCACCGCGTCGATCGTCGGCTCGCAGGAAGACACGATCATGAGCGGCGTCATCTATTTCTGGATATCGGGCGACTGGCCGCTCGCCGTCGTCGTGTTCGTCGCGAGCATCCTCGTGCCGATGCTCAAGCTCGGCGTGCTGCTGATCCTCGTGATCAGCGCGCAGCGACGCACCGCGTGGCGGCCGCTGCAGCGCACGCGCCTGTTCCGGATCGTCGAGCGCATCGGCCGCTGGTCGATGCTCGACATCTTCGTCGTGACGCTGACCGTCGCGCTCGTCCATTTCCGTTCGCTCGCCGTCATCACGGCCGGCCCCGGCGCGCTCGCGTTCGGCTCGGTCGTGATCCTGACGATGCTCGCGTCGATGCAGTTCGATCCCCGCCTGATCTGGGATCCAGTCGAAACCTCAGGGAATCACCATGAATAG
- a CDS encoding intermembrane transport protein PqiB: MNSPQGPQHDASRPPDPTISTKSGWLPSLVWLVPLIAALIGIGLVIKSVRERGPEITLSFHSAEGLEPGKTQVKYKDVEIGMVKTIKLSKDLSRVLVQVQLKKEAEDFAVKGSRFWIVRPRVGATGVSGLGTLLSGAYIGVDAGRSQDTLTEFTGLETPPAVTGDQKGTQYVLRGDSLGSVDIGSPVYYRRVQVGQVVGFSLDKDGTGVTFNVFVNAPYDQYVGVNSRWWQASGVDLRLDSSGLKLNTQSLATVILGGIAFQTPPNQGSGTTAPNNTTFRLSSDEGDAMRDPDGQPLQVVMNFNQSLRGLAVGATVDFRGIVLGEVTNIGIDFDPKTKNFLMPVTMNVYPERLGRRFRETIESKGEPARREIVERLVQHGLRGQLRTGNLLTSQLYVALDFFPKAPAAKIDTTRQPLELPTVPNTLDELQLQVADIAKKLDKVPFDQIGANLNSALSNADKLFKQLDTQVAPEARDTLSAAKQTFSTAEATLQQDSPLQSDVRGALKELTRTLQSLNALADYLERHPESLLKGKPGDQQ; the protein is encoded by the coding sequence ATGAATAGTCCGCAAGGCCCGCAGCACGACGCGTCCCGGCCGCCCGACCCGACGATCTCGACGAAAAGCGGCTGGCTGCCGTCGCTCGTCTGGCTCGTGCCGCTGATCGCGGCGCTGATCGGCATCGGCCTCGTGATCAAGTCCGTGCGCGAGCGCGGCCCGGAAATCACGCTCAGCTTCCACAGCGCCGAAGGGCTCGAGCCCGGCAAGACCCAGGTCAAGTACAAGGACGTCGAGATCGGCATGGTCAAGACGATCAAGCTGTCGAAAGACCTGTCGCGCGTGCTCGTCCAGGTGCAGCTCAAGAAGGAGGCGGAGGACTTCGCGGTCAAGGGCTCGCGCTTCTGGATCGTGCGGCCGCGCGTCGGCGCGACCGGCGTGTCGGGGCTCGGCACGCTGCTCTCGGGCGCGTACATCGGCGTCGACGCCGGGCGCTCGCAGGATACGCTGACCGAGTTCACCGGCCTCGAGACGCCGCCCGCCGTCACCGGCGACCAGAAAGGCACGCAATACGTGCTGCGCGGCGATTCGCTCGGCTCGGTCGACATCGGCTCGCCCGTCTACTACCGCCGCGTGCAGGTCGGCCAGGTGGTCGGCTTCTCGCTCGACAAGGACGGCACGGGCGTCACGTTCAACGTGTTCGTCAATGCGCCGTACGACCAGTACGTCGGCGTGAACTCGCGCTGGTGGCAGGCAAGCGGCGTCGACCTGCGGCTCGATTCGAGCGGCCTGAAGCTGAACACGCAGTCGCTCGCGACGGTGATCCTCGGCGGCATCGCGTTCCAGACGCCGCCGAACCAGGGTAGCGGCACGACGGCGCCGAACAACACGACGTTCCGCCTCTCGTCCGACGAGGGCGACGCGATGCGCGATCCGGACGGCCAGCCGCTGCAGGTCGTGATGAACTTCAACCAGTCGCTGCGCGGGCTCGCGGTCGGCGCGACGGTCGACTTCCGCGGCATCGTGCTCGGCGAAGTGACGAACATCGGCATCGATTTCGATCCGAAAACGAAGAACTTCCTGATGCCGGTGACGATGAACGTGTATCCGGAGCGCCTCGGCCGCCGCTTCCGCGAGACGATCGAGAGCAAGGGCGAACCGGCCCGCCGCGAGATCGTCGAGCGGCTCGTCCAGCACGGGCTGCGCGGCCAGTTGCGCACCGGCAACCTGCTGACGAGCCAGTTGTACGTCGCGCTCGACTTCTTCCCGAAGGCACCGGCCGCGAAGATCGACACGACGCGTCAGCCGCTTGAGTTGCCGACCGTGCCGAACACGCTCGACGAGCTGCAGCTGCAGGTCGCCGACATCGCGAAGAAGCTCGACAAGGTGCCGTTCGACCAGATCGGCGCGAACCTGAACAGCGCGCTGTCGAACGCCGACAAGCTGTTCAAGCAGCTCGACACGCAGGTTGCGCCGGAAGCGCGCGACACGCTGTCGGCCGCGAAGCAGACCTTCTCGACCGCCGAAGCGACGCTGCAGCAGGATTCGCCGCTGCAGTCCGACGTGCGCGGCGCGCTGAAGGAACTCACGCGCACGCTGCAGTCGCTGAACGCGCTCGCCGACTATCTGGAGCGCCACCCCGAATCGCTGCTCAAGGGCAAGCCAGGAGATCAACAATGA
- a CDS encoding PqiC family protein, producing the protein MTTRVNGFASGAAAAFAALALAACSSPPARFYTLSPADAAAPVRTAPANPAFLIEVPSVGVPEQIAKNQLVVQKNAAQVDVLEQERWASMPADEIRRALSDDLAAQLGTIDVANSAYPPGVPVYRVSMNVQRFESWPGKRAAIDAVWSVRAVGSQAVMTCRTSVAEPVADGYDALVAGHRRALDVIATQAAAGVRAMAARRGATAAAASAAGSKTAATPVVPCPANPTPGGNAGATGKSGA; encoded by the coding sequence ATGACGACACGCGTGAACGGTTTCGCGAGCGGCGCGGCGGCGGCCTTCGCCGCACTCGCGCTCGCCGCGTGCAGCTCGCCGCCCGCGCGGTTCTACACGCTCAGCCCGGCCGACGCCGCGGCTCCGGTGCGCACCGCGCCGGCCAACCCGGCGTTCCTGATCGAAGTGCCGTCGGTCGGCGTGCCCGAACAGATCGCGAAGAACCAGCTGGTCGTGCAGAAGAACGCCGCGCAGGTCGACGTGCTCGAACAGGAGCGCTGGGCGTCGATGCCCGCCGACGAGATCCGCCGCGCGCTGTCGGACGATCTCGCCGCGCAGCTCGGCACGATCGACGTCGCGAATTCCGCGTATCCGCCCGGCGTACCCGTCTATCGCGTCAGCATGAACGTGCAGCGCTTCGAGTCGTGGCCGGGCAAGCGCGCGGCGATCGACGCGGTGTGGAGCGTGCGCGCGGTCGGCTCGCAAGCCGTGATGACCTGCCGCACGAGCGTCGCGGAGCCAGTCGCCGATGGCTACGACGCGCTCGTCGCCGGCCACCGGCGTGCGCTCGACGTGATCGCGACGCAAGCCGCGGCCGGCGTGCGCGCGATGGCTGCGCGTCGCGGCGCAACAGCGGCGGCCGCGTCCGCCGCCGGCAGCAAGACGGCCGCAACGCCTGTCGTGCCGTGCCCGGCCAACCCGACGCCGGGCGGCAACGCCGGCGCGACGGGCAAGTCCGGCGCATGA
- a CDS encoding site-specific recombinase — protein MFRSLTTLIKKWRASRNAGHQLDALLAHADADASYAERSEWLIELAHWLRRNGTMQDAPADRDADARAYPAHARLRYLFHVLDRNPAWKSHAGRILRGVLRECDGISLLCDAGMPVHSGFFGALFERIDSSLIPPAPNRRELSALFTLMFPTPADAQWIDALPNDLLARLADLISFDVTEEERHEPGSFSRDLLAALHNLTCQISSTGLSQTVRNRLSDDDARKPLETQPFYRLTRAMLAVETAHAAVEDGGDPSKLLHEVNYLRVLLDECRIAVDEVFAHLYRNGVSVDIVFQVERMRMRILRAEMLLNAWMARDDLHGMAHLTAELIDANQNSQSVTHLVRSNFSLFARKLVETNADTGEHYISRGRAEYLKMLRMAAGGGLVTVVTVCVKFAITGAHLQSMLEGLLAGINYAASFMLMHFLHFTLATKQPAMTAPTLARELDDTGHEEGVKAFVSSVIALIRTQAAAISGNVLVVLPVCLLVQLFAGGVLHANLISPEKAHATLHSFSLLGPTPLYAALTGVLLWASSLLAGWADNWFVLHRVGDALTYNRRLRLTLGVAGAAKLAHFCRSNIAGVVANVGLGLMLGLIPAIVTVFLFPFEVRHVTLSAGSIGIALGVLGKNALSTPELWWAGAGVLSMAILNVLVSFALAFTMAVRSRSLRRTKVRALVGAIIRTVLSKPSALFWPAAGQAARAGQSGSH, from the coding sequence ATGTTTCGTTCCCTGACGACCCTGATCAAGAAGTGGCGCGCGTCGCGCAATGCCGGTCACCAGCTCGATGCGCTGCTCGCGCACGCCGACGCCGATGCGTCTTACGCCGAGCGCAGCGAATGGCTGATCGAGCTCGCGCACTGGCTGCGCCGCAACGGCACGATGCAGGACGCGCCGGCCGATCGCGACGCCGATGCGCGCGCGTATCCGGCCCATGCGCGGCTGCGCTACCTGTTCCACGTGCTCGACCGCAACCCCGCATGGAAATCGCATGCCGGGCGCATCCTGCGCGGCGTCCTGCGCGAGTGCGACGGCATCTCGCTGCTGTGCGACGCCGGCATGCCCGTGCATTCCGGCTTCTTCGGCGCGCTGTTCGAGCGGATCGACTCGTCGCTGATCCCGCCGGCGCCGAACCGCCGCGAGCTGTCGGCGCTGTTCACGCTGATGTTCCCGACGCCCGCGGATGCGCAATGGATCGACGCGCTGCCCAACGACCTGCTCGCACGCCTTGCCGACCTGATCTCGTTCGACGTCACCGAAGAGGAACGCCACGAGCCCGGCTCGTTCTCGCGCGACCTGCTGGCCGCGCTGCACAACCTCACCTGCCAGATCAGTTCGACCGGCCTGTCGCAGACGGTGCGCAACCGCCTGTCCGACGACGACGCGCGCAAGCCGCTCGAAACGCAGCCGTTCTACCGCCTCACGCGCGCGATGCTCGCGGTCGAGACCGCGCACGCGGCCGTCGAGGACGGCGGCGACCCGAGCAAGCTGCTGCACGAGGTGAACTACCTGCGCGTGCTGCTCGACGAATGCCGGATCGCCGTCGACGAGGTATTCGCGCACCTGTACCGCAACGGCGTGTCGGTCGACATCGTGTTCCAGGTCGAGCGGATGCGCATGCGCATCCTGCGCGCCGAAATGCTGCTGAACGCGTGGATGGCGCGCGACGACCTGCACGGGATGGCGCACCTCACCGCCGAGCTCATCGACGCGAACCAGAACAGCCAGAGCGTCACGCACCTCGTGCGCAGCAATTTCTCGCTGTTCGCGCGCAAGCTCGTCGAGACCAACGCGGACACCGGCGAGCACTACATTTCGCGCGGCCGTGCCGAGTACCTGAAGATGCTGCGGATGGCCGCGGGCGGCGGCCTCGTCACCGTCGTGACCGTGTGCGTGAAGTTCGCGATCACGGGCGCGCACCTGCAGTCGATGCTCGAAGGGCTGCTCGCGGGCATCAACTACGCGGCCAGCTTCATGCTGATGCACTTCCTGCACTTCACGCTCGCGACCAAGCAGCCGGCGATGACCGCGCCGACGCTCGCACGCGAACTCGACGACACCGGTCACGAGGAAGGCGTGAAGGCGTTCGTGTCGTCGGTGATCGCGCTGATCCGCACGCAGGCCGCCGCGATTTCCGGCAACGTGCTCGTCGTGCTGCCCGTGTGCCTGCTCGTGCAATTGTTCGCGGGCGGCGTGCTGCATGCGAACCTGATCTCGCCGGAGAAGGCGCACGCGACGCTGCACTCGTTCTCGCTGCTCGGCCCGACGCCGCTGTACGCGGCGCTGACCGGCGTACTGCTGTGGGCATCGAGCCTGCTCGCGGGCTGGGCCGACAACTGGTTCGTGCTGCACCGGGTCGGCGACGCGCTCACGTACAACCGCCGCCTGCGGCTCACGCTCGGCGTGGCCGGCGCCGCGAAGCTCGCGCACTTCTGCCGGTCGAACATCGCCGGCGTGGTCGCGAACGTCGGCCTCGGCCTGATGCTCGGCCTGATTCCGGCGATCGTCACCGTGTTCCTGTTCCCGTTCGAGGTGCGGCACGTGACGCTGTCGGCCGGCTCGATCGGGATCGCGCTCGGCGTGCTCGGCAAGAACGCGCTGAGCACACCCGAACTGTGGTGGGCAGGCGCCGGCGTGCTCAGCATGGCGATCCTCAACGTGCTCGTGAGTTTCGCGCTCGCGTTCACGATGGCCGTGCGCTCGCGCAGCCTGCGCCGGACCAAGGTGCGCGCGCTCGTCGGCGCGATCATCCGCACGGTGCTGTCGAAGCCGTCCGCGCTGTTCTGGCCGGCCGCCGGCCAGGCCGCGCGCGCTGGCCAGTCGGGCTCGCACTAA